From Scomber scombrus chromosome 13, fScoSco1.1, whole genome shotgun sequence, a single genomic window includes:
- the nme9 gene encoding thioredoxin domain-containing protein 6 produces the protein MAGKKKEASLQASVTNQEQWEEMLATKGLTVVDVYQQWCGPCRAVVSLLRKIKNELGDDLLHFATAEADSIDALEKYRGKCEPTFLFFGGGELVAVLRGANAPLLQRMIVEELAKEKLVLEQGGERKAVNDEGLVDDEKREEEEAPQQSANEESIIVPASKSYTVAIIKPDAVAHGKANEIIMKIQDAGFEILAQEERMLTEVEARDFYQHKSAEACFEDLVQFMSSGPSHILVLSQVEGSANVVPAWREFIGPADTEEAWRENPECLRAQYGTQTLFNAVHGSEDSDQASRELAFFFPNFRTASVTEQDGEEERVERTLALIRPDVARENREEILAQIHKSGFTVALQKEVTLTEEQVRQFYFQHVEEDYFPALLRCMTSGPVLALALARMGAVHHWRNILGPSDVKKAKEESPECLRAQFAVEEEPINQLHGSASHEEAEREINFFFPKQQTLAVIKPDALEKHKEMILEEIHGRGFSVTRLKETVLSREMAEEFYKDHRDKPFFSQLVEFMSRGPCMMLVLTKENAVEEWRAMMGPTDPDQAMVTSPNSMRARFASNILHNSVHGSSNEQHAEEKICLIFGDICTDSELTVDGETDTSIPGESHNSTPCSPQTGETDDPEALH, from the exons ATGGCAGGCAAGAAGAAAGAAGCGAGTCTGCAG GCATCTGTCACAAACCAAGAGCAGTGGGAGGAGATGCTTGCAACTAAAGGTTTAACAG tTGTGGATGTGTACCAACAGTGGTGTGGTCCCTGTCGAGCTGTTGTCAGTCTCCTGCGAAAAATAAAGAACGAACTGGGTGATGACCTGTTACATTTTGCCACT GCTGAGGCAGACAGCATTGATGCTCTGGAGAAGTATCGAGGGAAATGTGAGCCCACCTTCCTGTTCTTTGgg GGCGGAGAGCTGGTGGCTGTGTTGCGAGGGGCCAACGCGCCTCTACTTCAGAGGATGATCGTAGAGGAACTGGCCAAGGAGAAGCTGGTCCTGGAGCAAGGTGGTGAACGCAAAGCG GTTAATGATGAAGGTCTGGTGGATgatgagaagagagaagaggaggaggcgcCTCAGCAGTCTGCAAATGAAGAAAGCATAATTG TCCCTGCCAGTAAATCCTACACAGTTGCCATCATCAAACCAGATGCTGTCGCTCACGGCAAAGCAAATGAGATCATTATGAAG ATTCAAGACGCTGGGTTTGAGATCCTGGCCCAAGAGGAGCGCATGTTGACTGAGGTTGAGGCTCGAGATTTTTACCAGCACAAATCAGCAGAG GCTTGCTTTGAGGACTTGGTGCAATTTATGTCAAGCGGGCCCTCCCATATTCTGGTGCTCTCTCAGGTTGAGGGCTCAGCCAATGTTGTACCAGCATGGCGTGAGTTCATTGGCCCAGCAGACACAGAAGAAGCCTGGAGAGAAAATCCAGAATG CTTGCGGGCACAATACGGCACACAGACACTGTTCAACGCAGTGCACGGTAGTGAGGACAGTGACCAGGCCAGCAGGGAGCTCGCCTTCTTCTTCCCCAACTTCAGGACAGCCTCAGTAACGGAGCAGGATGGGGAGGAAGAGCGTGTGGAGAGGACACTGGCTCTTATCCGGCCCGACGTTGCCAGAGAGAACAGAG AGGAGATATTGGCCCAAATCCACAAATCAGGTTTCACAGTGGCTCTCCAAAAAGAGGTGACGTTGACAGAGGAGCAGGTCAGACAGTTTTACTTCCAACATGTTGAGGAGGACTACTTCCCCGCACTGCTCCGATGCATGACCAG TGGGCCAGTGCTAGCTTTGGCTCTAGCCAGAATGGGAGCTGTCCATCACTGGAGGAACATCCTTGGTCCCTCTGATGTTAAAAAAGCCAAAGAGGAGAGTCCTGAATG TCTCAGGGCTCAGTTTGCAGTGGAAGAAGAGCCCATCAACCAGTTGCATGGGAGTGCAAGTCATGAAGAGGCAGAACGAGAGATCAACTTCTTCTTCCCGAAACAGCAGACCCTGGCAGTGATCAAACCCGATGCCTTAGAGAAACATAAAG AGATGATTTTGGAGGAGATTCATGGCCGCGGTTTCTCTGTCACACGCCTGAAGGAGACAGTTCTGTCGAGGGAGATGGCTGAGGAGTTTTACAAAGATCACCGGGACAAGCCTTTCTTCAGCCAGCTGGTGGAGTTCATGAGTCG GGGTCCCTGTATGATGCTTGTCCTGACCAAGGAGAATGCAGTGGAGGAGTGGAGGGCCATGATGGGCCCCACAGACCCTGACCAGGCTATGGTGACATCTCCAAACTCTATGAGGGCCCGCTTTGCCTCCAATATCCTCCACAACTCAGTCCACGGCTCCTCCAATGAGCAGCATGCAGAGGAGAAGATCTGTTTAATCTTCGGTGACATCTGCACAGATTCAGAGCTCACTGTTGATGGAGAGACTGACACATCCATTCCAG GTGAATCACATAATTCAACTCCCTGCAGTCCACAAACAGGAGAGACTGACGATCCAGAGGCTTTACACTGA